Proteins encoded in a region of the Triticum dicoccoides isolate Atlit2015 ecotype Zavitan chromosome 3A, WEW_v2.0, whole genome shotgun sequence genome:
- the LOC119266810 gene encoding uncharacterized protein LOC119266810 produces MEEEDENQGWGGGRHEQIGVTVDVVERSGDDVEDQTGLTSRLSVKHVVEVITKFDEYKRWLVSEIGFEGMLKLPLLGKMDLRMSAWIMRKVKVKVRAIVVDEHRVIPFVPEDFHKVFGIPCSNRAVRGRDGEIKSAAVEFMKQTIGMDASPAQNLKMAEDFLSRDISDESSKIEKDCFQISFVIFVMGYVLSPGTKYEHMTIDFWGALANPELISQFNWCEYAVDNLMAAVMKLQREYHNKAQVVHLSGCHLFFQIFLLDNIDLGIFNMIHSVFPRIQSFDYKMLRQMITMARCKQRGSITYIPGAIRAPDSVCYVRVSVTSAMWTDGMSLPSSSKQPSSRMSVTPKCQTSKVCLDAKTGAFNFFGDPMSANRSIGPSEFSKHLRQISKDDPALQELSLMLKQHNAKCTLTATLLRNQLQCDMFCFAEKMVELVKDRCRCCSNQGLSKCISLQDTDVDGNSSRRVFEVGRRLDMGCDEVHAKSKVDKDYQRMKRICVERNKNKAESGQGQSRTEDDVPVYNNPVIERKPDDRGKMFEDRIVVYAQTIAEMA; encoded by the exons ATGGAGGAAGAGGACGAAAACCAAGGGTGGGGAGGGGGAAGGCATGAGCAAATAGGGGTTACAGTTGATGTTGTTGAGAGGTCAGGAGATGATGTGGAGGATCAGACAGGGCTGACCTCGCGGCTGTCAGTTAAGCATGTCGTCGAGGTCATCACAAAATTCGATGAGTACAAAAGATGGCTTGTGTCTGAGATTGGTTTTGAGGGTATGCTTAAACTCCCACTGTTGGGGAAGATGGATCTAAGGATGAGTGCGTGGATTAtgcggaaggtgaaggtgaaggtgcgTGCAATAGTTGTTGATGAACATAGGGTGATTCCTTTTGTGCCAGAGGATTTTCACAAAGTATTTGGCATTCCGTGCAGCAACCGCGCTGTTCGTGGAAGGGATGGCGAAATAAAGAGTGCAGCAGTAGAGTTCATGAAGCAGACAATTGGGATGGATGCATCTCCTGCTCAGAATCTCAAGATGGCAGAAGATTTTCTTAGTAGGGATATATCAGATGAATCAAGCAAGATTGAGAAGGACTGTTTCCAGATTTCATTTGTTATATTTGTGATGGGTTATGTCTTGTCCCCGGGCACAAAGTATGAGCACATGACCATTGATTTTTGGGGGGCTCTCGCCAATCCTGAGCTGATTTCTCAATTTAATTGGTGCGAGTATGCTGTTGATAATCTCATGGCAGCTGTGATGAAGTTGCAGAGGGAATATCACAACAAGGCGCAGGTGGTTCATCTTTCTGGATGCCATTTGTTCTTCCAG ATTTTCTTGCTGGACAACATTGATCTTGGGATTTTCAACATGATACACTCTGTATTTCCGAGAATTCAGAGTTTTGACTACAAAATGCTTCGGCAGATGATTACGATGGCGCGCTGCAAGCAGCGAGGGAGCATAACATACATCCCTGGAGCA ATTCGCGCACCAGATTCTGTATGCTATGTGCGTGTAAGTGTGACGAGCGCAATGTGGACGGACGGTATGTCACTTCCATCTTCGTCCAAACAACCATCATCAAGGATGTCTGTCACACCCAAATGTCAGACATCAAAGGTTTGTTTAGATGCAAAGACAGGGGCATTCAACTTTTTTGGGGATCCTATGTCTGCTAATAGGTCAATTGGCCCAAGTGAATTCAGCAAGCATCTTCGACAGATTTCAAAAGATGATCCG GCCCTGCAGGAGCTGAGTCTCATGTTGAAGCAGCACAATGCCAAGTGCACGCTCACCGCGACATTGTTGAGGAACCAACTGCAGTGTGATATGTTTTGCTTTGCGGAGAAAATGGTCGAACTTGTGAAGGACCGCTGCAGGTGTTGTTCGAATCAAGGATTGTCCAAGTGTATTAGTCTTCAGGATACTG ATGTGGATGGTAATTCTAGTAGGCGAGTTTTCGAAGTAGGCCGTCGGCTTGATATGGGTTGTGACGAAG TGCATGCAAAGTCAAAGGTTGACAAAGATTATCAAAGAATGAAAAGGATTTGTGTTGAACGAAACAAAAACAAAGCTG AATCAGGGCAGGGCCAGTCGCGGACGGAAGATGATGTGCCTGTCTACAACAATCCTGTGATAGAGAGAAAACCAGATGATCGGGGGAAGATGTTTGAAGACCGAATTGTAGTCTATGCACAGACTATTGCTGAAATG GCGTAG
- the LOC119266811 gene encoding Bowman-Birk type trypsin inhibitor-like isoform X2, translating into MKRTIAAVLLVLSLGALVAAIADDHVDTIRLPSNGLADEVATAATEKKRPWKCCDSPLCSRSIPPRCRCMDAVEQCDEACTRCEASQSDPSKRMCNDRYHGWPGPNCTEPDADDIPSGPGVSGPPVVGQEATAAMATETSVSEESAAVGEEKPRPWKCCDHPLCTRSSPPTCFCHDKVKKCAKTCKKCLKDESGSSLRVCGDRYFGWAGPRCHEI; encoded by the exons ATGAAGAGAACCATTGCTGCCGTCCTGCTAGTGCTTTCCCTCGGGGCCCTCGTCGCTGCCATCGCCGACGACCATGTAGACACCATTCGTCTTCCGAGCAACG GTCTTGCTGATGAAGTAGCGACGGCGGCTACGGAGAAGAAGAGGCCGTGGAAGTGCTGCGACAGCCCGTTGTGCAGCAGGTCCATCCCGCCGCGGTGCCGCTGCATGGACGCGGTGGAGCAGTGCGACGAGGCCTGCACCCGGTGCGAGGCGTCCCAGTCCGACCCTTCCAAGCGGATGTGCAACGACCGGTACCATGGCTGGCCCGGGCCAAACTGCACCGAGCCCGACGCCGACGACATCCCAAGTG GTCCAGGAGTTTCTGGTCCACCGGTCGTTGGTCAGGAagcgacggcggcgatggcaaCGGAGACGTCTGTTAGCGAGGAGAGCGCCGCCGTCGGCGAGGAGAAGCCGAGGCCATGGAAATGCTGTGACCACCCCCTGTGCACGAGGTCTTCCCCGCCTACCTGCTTCTGCCACGACAAGGTGAAGAAGTGCGCCAAGACCTGCAAGAAGTGCCTCAAGGACGAGTCAGGCTCTTCCCTCCGCGTGTGCGGCGACCGGTACTTCGGCTGGGCCGGGCCCAGGTGCCACGAGATCTAG
- the LOC119266811 gene encoding Bowman-Birk type trypsin inhibitor-like isoform X1: protein MKRTIAAVLLVLSLGALVAAIADDHVDTIRLPSNGLADEVATAATEKKRPWKCCDSPLCSRSIPPRCRCMDAVEQCDEACTRCEASQSDPSKRMCNDRYHGWPGPNCTEPDADDIPSGTGPGVSGPPVVGQEATAAMATETSVSEESAAVGEEKPRPWKCCDHPLCTRSSPPTCFCHDKVKKCAKTCKKCLKDESGSSLRVCGDRYFGWAGPRCHEI from the exons ATGAAGAGAACCATTGCTGCCGTCCTGCTAGTGCTTTCCCTCGGGGCCCTCGTCGCTGCCATCGCCGACGACCATGTAGACACCATTCGTCTTCCGAGCAACG GTCTTGCTGATGAAGTAGCGACGGCGGCTACGGAGAAGAAGAGGCCGTGGAAGTGCTGCGACAGCCCGTTGTGCAGCAGGTCCATCCCGCCGCGGTGCCGCTGCATGGACGCGGTGGAGCAGTGCGACGAGGCCTGCACCCGGTGCGAGGCGTCCCAGTCCGACCCTTCCAAGCGGATGTGCAACGACCGGTACCATGGCTGGCCCGGGCCAAACTGCACCGAGCCCGACGCCGACGACATCCCAAGTGGTACTG GTCCAGGAGTTTCTGGTCCACCGGTCGTTGGTCAGGAagcgacggcggcgatggcaaCGGAGACGTCTGTTAGCGAGGAGAGCGCCGCCGTCGGCGAGGAGAAGCCGAGGCCATGGAAATGCTGTGACCACCCCCTGTGCACGAGGTCTTCCCCGCCTACCTGCTTCTGCCACGACAAGGTGAAGAAGTGCGCCAAGACCTGCAAGAAGTGCCTCAAGGACGAGTCAGGCTCTTCCCTCCGCGTGTGCGGCGACCGGTACTTCGGCTGGGCCGGGCCCAGGTGCCACGAGATCTAG
- the LOC119271047 gene encoding Bowman-Birk type bran trypsin inhibitor-like has protein sequence MERTVAHILLVLSLGAALVVAGRPTGASGEVAAIRLPSDGQGLGGDATTLEEDERPWACCDDTHCLMVIPRACLCRDTVAQCASACQHCDQVGPGRYVCLDIHEGWPGPKCTHQVDVAGAGN, from the exons ATGGAGAGAACCGTCGCCCACATCCTGCTGGTGCTTTCGCTCGGGGCGGCCCTCGTCGTCGCCGGCCGCCCTACCGGTGCCTCCGGCGAGGTGGCAGCCATTCGCCTCCCGAGCGACGGCCAAG GTCTTGGTGGTGATGCAACAACACTCGAGGAGGATGAGAGGCCGTGGGCATGCTGCGACGACACCCACTGCCTGATGGTGATCCCGAGGGCCTGCCTCTGCCGCGACACGGTGGCGCAGTGCGCCAGCGCGTGCCAGCACTGCGACCAGGTCGGCCCTGGCCGCTACGTTTGCCTGGATATACACGAAGGTTGGCCCGGCCCAAAGTGCACGCACCAAGTGGACGTCGCCGGCGCCGGTAACTAG